The Ancylobacter sp. WKF20 genome contains a region encoding:
- a CDS encoding DUF1127 domain-containing protein, with product MSTFSLTHRTTPDFSRFFEGVAAFFEAVGEGRRIAQRYETLSRLSDAALAARGLTRADIARVAVNGR from the coding sequence ATGAGCACTTTTTCGCTGACCCACCGCACCACCCCGGACTTCTCGCGCTTCTTTGAGGGCGTCGCTGCTTTCTTCGAGGCCGTCGGTGAAGGCCGCCGCATCGCCCAGCGTTACGAGACCCTGTCGCGCCTGTCCGACGCCGCTCTGGCCGCCCGTGGCCTGACCCGCGCCGACATTGCCCGCGTCGCCGTCAACGGCCGCTGA
- a CDS encoding SURF1 family protein: MGLIVLLIGLTGGFTGLGIWQVQRLFWKLDLIAQVDGRIHAAPVPAPATASPDDAYRRVRIEGEFLNDRETLVQAVTELGGGFWVLTPLVMADGRTVLVNRGFVPPERREPATRSVGQIAGPTQVIGLIRLSEPGGGFLRSNDPAGDRWYSRDVAAIAQARQLVDAAPYFVDAEASQGPQGAPVGGLTVVRFTNNHLVYALTWFGLALMSLAAAIWLRRRR, translated from the coding sequence ATCGGCCTGATCGTCCTCCTCATCGGCCTGACTGGCGGCTTCACCGGCCTCGGAATCTGGCAGGTCCAGCGCCTGTTCTGGAAGCTCGACCTGATCGCCCAGGTGGACGGCCGCATCCACGCCGCCCCCGTCCCCGCGCCGGCCACCGCCTCCCCGGACGACGCCTATCGCCGGGTACGGATTGAGGGCGAATTTCTCAATGATCGCGAGACCTTAGTGCAGGCCGTCACCGAGCTCGGCGGCGGCTTCTGGGTGCTTACGCCGCTGGTGATGGCGGATGGGCGGACCGTGCTGGTCAATCGCGGCTTCGTCCCGCCCGAGCGCCGTGAGCCCGCGACCCGATCGGTCGGGCAGATCGCCGGCCCGACGCAAGTCATTGGCCTCATTCGCCTTTCCGAGCCCGGCGGCGGTTTCCTGCGCAGCAATGACCCGGCCGGCGACCGCTGGTACTCGCGCGATGTCGCCGCGATCGCGCAGGCGCGCCAACTCGTTGATGCCGCGCCCTATTTCGTCGATGCCGAGGCGTCACAGGGCCCGCAGGGCGCCCCCGTCGGCGGGCTCACCGTGGTGCGCTTCACCAACAACCACCTGGTCTACGCCCTCACCTGGTTCGGCCTTGCCCTCATGAGCCTCGCCGCCGCCATCTGGCTCCGGCGGCGCCGTTAA
- the cyoD gene encoding cytochrome o ubiquinol oxidase subunit IV, with amino-acid sequence MSATTPSPAHHGDAHGHGHDDHAEGSHGSLRSYVTGFVLSVILTAIPFWLVMSGVLGSAALTGFVIMGFAVVQIVVHMIYFLHMDFRIEGGWSMLSLLFTLIVVVIMLSGSVWVMYHLNTNMMPGMHDMRKMP; translated from the coding sequence ATGAGCGCGACGACCCCCTCCCCCGCTCATCACGGCGACGCGCACGGCCACGGTCACGATGACCACGCCGAGGGCAGCCACGGCTCCCTGCGCAGCTATGTCACCGGCTTCGTGCTGTCGGTCATCCTCACCGCCATCCCGTTCTGGCTGGTGATGAGCGGCGTGCTCGGCAGCGCGGCGCTGACCGGCTTCGTCATCATGGGCTTCGCGGTGGTGCAGATCGTGGTCCACATGATCTACTTCCTGCACATGGACTTCCGCATCGAGGGCGGCTGGAGCATGCTCTCGCTGCTGTTCACCCTGATCGTGGTGGTGATCATGCTCTCCGGCTCGGTGTGGGTGATGTACCACCTCAACACCAACATGATGCCGGGCATGCACGACATGAGGAAGATGCCGTGA
- the cyoC gene encoding cytochrome o ubiquinol oxidase subunit III: protein MSTATTTTDTPVFYEVDEHPHPEGHSTALGFWIYLMSDCLIFAVLFAVFAVLGGNYAAGPGPRDLFDLNLVALNTAMLLFSSITYGFAMLTMEKNRVQATLLWLLVTLAFGFAFLGIELYEFHHLIEEGATPQRSAFLSAFFILVGTHGLHVTFGSLWLITLMVQVTKHGLIPANKRRLMCLSMFWHFLDVIWIGVFTFVYLMGVLR from the coding sequence ATGAGCACGGCAACCACCACGACCGACACGCCCGTCTTCTACGAGGTCGACGAGCACCCGCACCCGGAAGGCCACAGCACCGCGCTGGGCTTCTGGATCTATCTGATGAGCGACTGTCTCATCTTCGCCGTGCTGTTCGCGGTCTTCGCGGTGCTCGGCGGCAATTACGCGGCGGGCCCCGGCCCGCGCGACCTGTTCGACCTCAACCTCGTCGCGCTCAACACCGCGATGCTGCTGTTCTCCTCCATCACCTATGGCTTCGCCATGCTGACGATGGAGAAGAACCGGGTGCAGGCGACGCTGCTCTGGCTGCTGGTGACGCTGGCCTTCGGCTTCGCCTTCCTCGGCATCGAGCTCTACGAGTTCCATCACCTGATCGAAGAGGGCGCCACGCCCCAGCGCAGCGCCTTCCTGTCGGCCTTCTTCATCCTGGTCGGCACGCACGGCCTGCACGTCACCTTTGGCAGCCTCTGGCTGATCACGCTGATGGTGCAGGTCACCAAGCACGGCCTGATCCCGGCCAATAAGCGCCGGCTGATGTGCCTGTCGATGTTCTGGCACTTCCTGGACGTCATCTGGATCGGCGTCTTCACCTTCGTCTATCTCATGGGAGTTCTGCGATGA
- the cyoB gene encoding cytochrome o ubiquinol oxidase subunit I — protein sequence MTQSPLIEPNFLLGRLNLQAIPYHEPILVVTFIVVAIGGLAVLGALTYFRLWGYLWKEWFTSVDHKKIGIMYMVLGIIMLLRGFADAIMMRIQQAWAFGGSEGYLPAHHYDQVFTAHGVIMIFFVAMPMVTGFMNYVVPLQIGARDVSFPFLNNFSFWMTVSGAVLVMTSLFVGEFAQTGWLAYPPLSGIGYSPYVGVDYYIWALQIAGVGTTLSGINLICTIVKMRCPGMTMMKMPIFTWTSLCTNVLIVATFPVLTAVLALLSADRYIGTNFFTSDLGGNPMMYVNLIWIWGHPEVYILILPAFGIFSEVTSAFSGKRLFGYTSMVYATIVITILSYLVWLHHFFTMGSGASVNSFFGITTMIISIPTGAKMFNWLFTMYRGRIRFELPMMYTIAFMLIFVIGGMTGVLLAVPPADFVLHNSLFLIAHFHNVIIGGVLFGLFAGIAFWWPKAFGFRLAPFWGKVSFWFWVVGFFFAFMPLYVLGLMGVTRRLRVFDDPSLHIWFIIAAFGAFLIACGIGSFLLQIAVSIWKREELRDTTGDPWNARTLEWATSSPPPAYNFAFTPVVHDLDAWWDMKQRGYVRPLTGFKPIHMPRYTGTGPILAAISYVLGFALIWYIWWLAALAFVALIGTAIHHTFNYNRDFDIPADEVTRTEDERTRLLGAQAK from the coding sequence ATGACCCAGTCCCCGCTTATCGAGCCCAATTTCCTCCTGGGGCGCCTGAACCTTCAGGCGATCCCCTATCACGAGCCGATTCTGGTCGTGACCTTCATCGTGGTGGCCATTGGCGGCCTCGCGGTGCTGGGCGCGCTGACCTATTTCCGGCTGTGGGGCTATCTCTGGAAGGAGTGGTTCACCAGCGTGGACCACAAGAAGATCGGCATCATGTACATGGTGCTGGGCATCATCATGCTGCTGCGCGGCTTCGCCGACGCCATCATGATGCGCATCCAGCAGGCCTGGGCCTTCGGTGGCTCGGAGGGCTACCTGCCCGCCCACCATTACGACCAGGTGTTCACCGCCCATGGCGTGATCATGATCTTCTTCGTGGCCATGCCGATGGTCACGGGCTTCATGAACTATGTCGTGCCGCTGCAGATCGGCGCGCGTGACGTGTCCTTCCCCTTCCTGAACAATTTCTCGTTCTGGATGACGGTGTCGGGCGCCGTGCTGGTGATGACCTCGCTGTTCGTCGGCGAGTTCGCGCAGACCGGCTGGCTGGCCTATCCCCCGCTCTCGGGCATCGGCTACAGCCCCTATGTCGGCGTCGACTATTACATCTGGGCGCTGCAGATCGCGGGTGTCGGCACAACCTTGTCGGGCATCAACCTCATCTGCACCATCGTGAAGATGCGCTGCCCCGGCATGACCATGATGAAGATGCCGATCTTCACCTGGACCTCGCTGTGCACCAACGTGCTGATCGTCGCCACCTTCCCGGTGCTGACCGCCGTTCTCGCGCTGCTCTCGGCTGACCGCTATATCGGCACCAACTTCTTCACGTCCGATCTCGGCGGCAACCCGATGATGTACGTGAACCTGATCTGGATCTGGGGCCACCCGGAGGTCTACATCCTGATCCTGCCGGCCTTCGGCATCTTCTCGGAAGTCACCTCGGCCTTTTCCGGCAAGCGCCTGTTCGGCTACACCTCGATGGTCTACGCCACCATCGTCATCACCATCCTGTCCTACCTGGTGTGGCTGCACCACTTCTTCACGATGGGCTCGGGCGCCAGCGTGAACTCCTTCTTCGGCATCACCACGATGATCATCTCGATCCCAACGGGCGCGAAGATGTTCAACTGGCTGTTCACGATGTATCGCGGCCGCATCCGCTTCGAACTGCCGATGATGTACACCATCGCCTTCATGCTGATCTTCGTGATCGGCGGCATGACGGGCGTGCTGCTGGCGGTGCCGCCGGCCGACTTCGTGCTGCACAACTCGCTGTTCCTGATCGCGCATTTCCACAACGTCATCATTGGCGGCGTGCTGTTCGGCCTGTTCGCCGGCATCGCCTTCTGGTGGCCCAAGGCGTTCGGCTTCCGGCTGGCGCCGTTCTGGGGCAAGGTGTCGTTCTGGTTCTGGGTGGTGGGCTTCTTCTTCGCCTTCATGCCGCTCTACGTGCTCGGCCTGATGGGCGTGACCCGCCGCCTGCGCGTCTTCGACGACCCGTCGCTGCACATCTGGTTCATCATCGCGGCCTTCGGCGCCTTCCTCATCGCCTGCGGTATCGGCTCCTTCCTGCTGCAGATCGCCGTCTCGATCTGGAAGCGCGAGGAACTGCGCGACACCACCGGCGACCCGTGGAACGCGCGCACGCTGGAATGGGCGACCTCCTCGCCCCCGCCGGCCTACAATTTCGCCTTCACCCCCGTGGTGCATGACCTCGACGCGTGGTGGGACATGAAGCAGCGCGGCTATGTGCGTCCGCTGACCGGCTTCAAGCCGATCCACATGCCCCGCTACACGGGCACCGGCCCGATCCTCGCCGCCATCAGCTACGTGCTCGGTTTCGCGCTGATCTGGTACATCTGGTGGCTCGCCGCGCTGGCCTTCGTGGCGCTGATCGGCACCGCCATCCACCACACCTTCAACTACAACCGCGACTTCGACATTCCCGCTGACGAGGTCACCCGTACCGAGGACGAGCGCACCCGGCTGCTCGGCGCGCAGGCGAAGTGA
- the cyoA gene encoding ubiquinol oxidase subunit II, with product MRWLRLIALVPLAASLAGCNFVVLAPTGDIAAQQRDLLVVSTLLMLLIIIPVMALTVFFAWKYRASNTKATYEPEWSHSTQMELVIWSAPLLIIICLGALTWMGTHLLDPYRPLDRIAADTVVPAETKPLEVQVVALDWKWLFIYPEQGIATINELAVPVDRPIHFKITSSAVMNAFYVPTLAGMIYAMPGMQTQLHAVANSPVTSRGFSANYSGAGFSKMHFGFEATDEAAFESWVAKAKASTGALNRQAYLDIEKPSEAVPVTYFGTVDADLYDAILNMCVDPGKMCQSEMMALDARGGLGLASVNNVVPRTVVTAKASRGGTVFGGAPTYVVGVCTPEELAALLPLTAVPARTPLKDPRPVTGVGLPLPSLSSGESPADLSPNALVRGPRRLSNS from the coding sequence TTGCGTTGGCTTCGTCTCATAGCACTGGTGCCGCTGGCCGCCTCATTGGCCGGCTGCAATTTCGTCGTACTGGCGCCCACCGGCGATATCGCTGCGCAGCAGCGTGATCTACTGGTGGTCTCCACGCTGTTGATGCTGCTCATCATTATTCCGGTGATGGCGCTGACGGTGTTCTTTGCCTGGAAGTACCGGGCCTCGAATACCAAGGCGACCTATGAGCCTGAATGGAGCCACTCCACGCAGATGGAGCTGGTGATCTGGTCGGCGCCGCTGCTCATCATCATCTGCCTGGGCGCGCTCACCTGGATGGGCACGCATCTGCTCGACCCCTACCGCCCGCTGGACCGGATCGCCGCCGACACCGTGGTGCCGGCCGAGACCAAGCCGCTGGAAGTGCAGGTCGTCGCGCTCGACTGGAAGTGGCTGTTCATCTACCCCGAGCAGGGCATCGCCACGATCAACGAACTGGCCGTGCCGGTTGATCGCCCGATCCATTTCAAGATCACCTCCTCGGCGGTGATGAACGCCTTCTACGTGCCGACGCTGGCGGGCATGATCTACGCCATGCCGGGCATGCAGACGCAGCTTCACGCCGTCGCCAACAGCCCCGTCACCTCGCGCGGCTTCTCCGCCAACTACAGCGGCGCCGGCTTCTCCAAGATGCATTTCGGCTTCGAGGCGACCGACGAGGCGGCCTTCGAGAGCTGGGTCGCCAAGGCGAAGGCCAGCACCGGCGCGCTCAACCGCCAAGCCTATCTCGACATCGAGAAGCCGAGCGAGGCGGTGCCCGTCACCTATTTCGGCACGGTCGACGCCGATCTCTACGACGCCATCCTCAATATGTGCGTCGACCCCGGCAAGATGTGCCAGAGCGAGATGATGGCGCTCGACGCGCGCGGCGGCCTTGGCCTTGCCAGCGTGAACAACGTCGTGCCGCGCACCGTCGTCACCGCCAAGGCGAGCCGTGGCGGCACCGTGTTCGGCGGCGCCCCGACCTATGTGGTGGGCGTGTGCACGCCGGAGGAACTCGCCGCGCTGCTGCCGCTCACCGCCGTGCCCGCGCGCACCCCGCTGAAGGATCCGCGCCCCGTCACGGGCGTCGGCCTGCCCCTTCCGTCGCTGTCCTCGGGCGAGAGCCCGGCGGATCTCTCGCCGAACGCGCTTGTCCGCGGTCCGCGCCGACTCTCCAACTCCTGA
- a CDS encoding MFS transporter — MTSPTTTVEQDARQINAHDGEVRPGEIAVGVVIGRASEFFDFFVYAIASVVVFPKLVFPFVDALTGTIYSFAIFALAFIARPFGTALFMTIDRRHGRGAKLALALFLLGTSTVLIAFLPSYDTIGSSVIWLLAVLRIGQGLAWGGTWDGLAPLLAMRAPEGRTGWYAMLPQLGAPIGLIIASALFAFFLGNLSAADFFEWGWRYPFFVAFAINVVALFARLRMAVTPEYVKLFESGDLEPQKITETIRLEGRGILIGAFAPLATFALFHMVTVFPLSWVFLFTSEAPTRFLLIEAVAAFFGLAAVFASGMIADKVGRRTLLGGSAVAIAVFSGFAPQLLAGGVVGESLYMILAFILLGVSFGQSSGVVASNFQRKYRYTASALTNDLAWLFGAGFAPLAALVISSHLGLIASGAYLLSGAICTLLALRFNRSLSMAAAG; from the coding sequence ATGACGAGTCCGACCACCACGGTTGAGCAGGATGCCCGGCAGATCAATGCCCATGACGGTGAGGTCCGCCCCGGCGAGATCGCCGTTGGCGTCGTTATCGGCCGCGCGTCCGAGTTCTTCGACTTCTTCGTTTACGCCATCGCGTCTGTCGTGGTGTTTCCGAAGCTGGTCTTCCCCTTCGTCGATGCGCTCACCGGGACGATCTATTCCTTCGCGATCTTCGCGCTTGCGTTCATCGCGCGCCCGTTCGGCACCGCGCTGTTCATGACCATTGACCGCCGGCACGGCCGCGGCGCCAAGCTGGCGCTGGCGCTGTTCCTGCTGGGCACCTCGACGGTGCTGATCGCCTTCCTGCCGTCCTATGACACGATCGGCAGCTCGGTGATCTGGCTGCTGGCGGTGCTGCGCATCGGCCAGGGCCTCGCCTGGGGCGGCACCTGGGACGGCCTCGCGCCGCTCCTCGCGATGCGCGCGCCGGAAGGGCGCACCGGCTGGTACGCCATGCTGCCGCAGCTTGGCGCGCCGATCGGCCTCATCATCGCCAGCGCGCTGTTCGCCTTCTTCCTCGGCAATCTCTCAGCCGCCGACTTCTTCGAGTGGGGCTGGCGCTACCCGTTCTTCGTCGCCTTCGCGATCAACGTCGTCGCGCTGTTCGCCCGCCTGCGCATGGCGGTGACGCCGGAATATGTGAAGCTGTTCGAGAGCGGCGACCTTGAGCCGCAGAAGATCACCGAGACCATCCGCCTGGAAGGGCGCGGCATCCTCATCGGTGCCTTCGCTCCGCTGGCGACCTTCGCGCTGTTCCACATGGTCACCGTGTTCCCGCTCTCCTGGGTGTTCCTGTTCACCTCGGAAGCGCCGACGCGCTTCCTGCTGATCGAGGCGGTGGCGGCGTTCTTCGGCCTCGCGGCGGTGTTCGCCTCGGGCATGATCGCCGACAAGGTGGGCCGGCGCACGCTGCTCGGCGGCTCGGCGGTGGCGATCGCGGTGTTCTCGGGCTTTGCGCCGCAGCTGCTCGCCGGCGGCGTGGTGGGCGAGTCGCTCTACATGATCCTCGCCTTCATCCTGCTCGGCGTGTCCTTCGGCCAGTCCTCGGGCGTCGTCGCCTCGAACTTCCAGCGCAAGTACCGCTACACCGCCTCAGCGCTGACCAACGATCTCGCCTGGCTGTTCGGCGCGGGCTTCGCCCCGCTGGCGGCGCTGGTGATCTCCAGCCATCTCGGGCTGATCGCCTCGGGCGCCTATCTGCTCTCCGGTGCGATCTGCACCCTGCTGGCGCTGCGCTTCAACCGCTCGCTGTCCATGGCCGCCGCGGGCTGA
- a CDS encoding Ppx/GppA phosphatase family protein, producing the protein MVDETQTQAGLAPAERSSRTDPPCPETGRGEAGRARQNLAPETGLRRDDPRPRDAHRGRDDRGRDEARPRGEGGGPPRPHGGPHSPHHSSHHRPGEGPRGRFSDSCYAALDLGTNNCRLLIARPTASGFRVVDAFSRIVRLGEGLIGSGRLSEAAMSRAVDALAVCASKINARRIAGARLIATEACRSAANGAEFIARVARETGLDLEIVDRETEARLAAAGCTPLVDTHADGAVLFDIGGGSTEVVWLDRLETCDGGPPAAIIRAWVSVPLGVVTVAERHGGVKVTPDDFEAMVQEFRPHLDGFVAAVGPHNCGRLHLLGTSGTVTTIAGVHLDLPRYDRSQVDGTWLGAEQVRVVVDRLLAMPFAERAANPCIGVERADLVLAGCAILEAVRRAFPCDRLRVADRGLREGILVELMRADGVWRDSPGA; encoded by the coding sequence ATGGTCGACGAGACCCAGACGCAGGCCGGCCTCGCGCCGGCCGAGAGGTCGTCGCGCACCGATCCGCCATGCCCTGAGACCGGGCGCGGCGAGGCCGGGCGTGCGCGGCAGAACCTTGCCCCGGAAACGGGGCTCCGCCGCGACGATCCCCGCCCGCGCGACGCGCATCGCGGCCGGGATGATCGTGGCCGCGACGAGGCACGCCCGCGCGGCGAGGGCGGCGGCCCGCCGCGCCCGCATGGTGGCCCCCACAGCCCGCATCACAGCTCCCACCACCGGCCGGGCGAAGGTCCGCGCGGGCGCTTTTCCGATTCCTGCTACGCCGCGCTCGATCTCGGCACCAACAACTGCCGCCTGCTGATCGCCCGGCCGACCGCCTCGGGCTTCCGCGTGGTCGATGCCTTCTCGCGCATCGTCCGGCTCGGCGAGGGGCTGATCGGCTCCGGCCGGCTCAGCGAGGCGGCGATGAGCCGCGCGGTGGACGCGCTCGCCGTCTGCGCCTCCAAGATCAACGCCCGCCGCATCGCCGGCGCCCGGCTGATCGCGACGGAAGCCTGCCGCTCGGCGGCCAATGGCGCCGAGTTCATCGCCCGCGTCGCCCGCGAGACCGGGCTGGATCTGGAGATCGTCGACCGCGAGACCGAGGCGCGCCTTGCCGCCGCCGGCTGCACGCCGCTGGTCGACACCCATGCCGATGGCGCCGTGCTGTTCGACATTGGCGGCGGCTCGACGGAAGTGGTCTGGCTCGACCGGCTGGAGACCTGCGACGGTGGCCCGCCCGCCGCCATCATCCGCGCCTGGGTGTCGGTGCCGCTCGGCGTCGTCACCGTGGCCGAGCGCCATGGCGGGGTGAAGGTCACGCCTGATGATTTCGAGGCCATGGTGCAGGAGTTCCGCCCCCATCTCGACGGCTTCGTCGCCGCCGTCGGCCCGCATAATTGCGGAAGGCTGCATTTGCTCGGCACCTCCGGCACGGTGACCACCATCGCCGGCGTGCATCTCGACCTGCCGCGCTATGACCGCTCGCAGGTCGACGGCACCTGGCTCGGCGCCGAACAGGTGCGCGTTGTGGTGGACCGGCTGCTCGCCATGCCCTTCGCCGAGCGGGCGGCCAACCCGTGCATCGGCGTGGAGCGGGCCGACCTCGTTCTCGCCGGCTGCGCCATTCTCGAAGCGGTGCGCCGCGCCTTCCCCTGTGATCGCCTGCGCGTGGCCGACCGTGGCCTGCGCGAGGGCATTCTCGTCGAACTGATGCGTGCCGACGGCGTCTGGCGCGACAGCCCCGGAGCATAG
- a CDS encoding RlmE family RNA methyltransferase, producing MIDKPTPGKGGEARPLKVRLKKARKLSSSSQKWLQRQLNDPYVARAKREGWRSRAAFKLIEIDDKVKILRPGMRVVDLGAAPGGWSQVAAKRIGLENGRGRIIAIDLLEIDPIAGVDFAQMDFLKDDAPEALKAMLGGPADLVMSDMAANTTGHRPTDHLRIVGLVELAIDFARQVLAPDGAFIAKVFQGGTEGTLLTELKRDFTQVRHVKPQASRADSAELYVVATGFRG from the coding sequence GTGATCGACAAGCCGACACCGGGCAAGGGGGGCGAGGCGCGCCCGCTGAAAGTGCGCCTCAAGAAGGCGCGCAAGCTCTCCTCCTCCTCGCAGAAATGGCTGCAGCGCCAGCTCAACGACCCCTATGTCGCCCGCGCCAAGCGCGAGGGCTGGCGCTCGCGCGCCGCCTTCAAGCTGATCGAGATCGACGACAAGGTAAAAATCCTCCGGCCGGGCATGCGGGTGGTGGACCTTGGCGCCGCACCGGGCGGCTGGAGCCAGGTGGCGGCCAAGCGCATCGGGCTGGAGAACGGGCGCGGGCGCATCATTGCCATCGACCTTCTGGAGATCGACCCCATTGCCGGCGTCGACTTCGCCCAGATGGACTTCCTGAAAGACGACGCGCCCGAGGCGCTGAAGGCCATGCTCGGCGGCCCGGCTGATCTCGTCATGTCCGACATGGCGGCCAACACCACCGGCCACCGCCCGACCGATCATCTGCGCATTGTCGGCCTCGTCGAACTCGCCATCGACTTCGCCCGCCAGGTGCTCGCCCCCGACGGCGCCTTCATCGCCAAGGTGTTTCAGGGTGGCACCGAAGGCACGCTGCTCACAGAGCTTAAACGCGACTTCACCCAGGTCCGCCACGTCAAACCCCAAGCCAGCCGCGCGGATTCCGCGGAGCTTTATGTGGTGGCGACGGGGTTTAGGGGGTGA
- a CDS encoding ATP-binding protein: MSKYPKSIAGSHDLSADGQLEFDFNAPLPTLPQLWTPDDIFASCDQAIIERFKEDSRVERKRAQVSQSDLADYLSMWGNTQPHGGIVFIGVENNGLISGCAAIDIKHMNELEKIHRLCADARHEFKKVPVLNAKGQKDYVLVLRVYYRADKLVEMADGNAYIREGDEKRRLTETEKREIRLNKGEIDVESERVNLRFPDEFDLTLLDYYRTKYIAKRQLSQRYTIENILSLSKFGRVGADGFQPNLACALLFAKDSRAIVPGAYIRVLRYDGTEEGFGRGLNSVADRIFDGPLPVQIHEAERFIETQIRNFTRLGLDGRFVTSPEYPRDVWLEALVNAVVHRSYNLRHMNIFVKMFEDKIVIESPGSFMPPTTADTVFEAHNPRNPNLMWGMYYFEYVQCAFEGTRRMREGMRGAHLPDPIFVQKTGSAYRVTVTLENDVQHRKQFVRSEAAAGIDPDVFSSLTENEKMIVNYLAEQGNVNVTDAGLVIAKDWRETKIILDNLEKKNIIARTDGKVRSRHRFYYLKKINIG, from the coding sequence TTGTCAAAATATCCTAAGTCGATAGCAGGTTCTCACGATCTCTCGGCTGACGGGCAGCTAGAGTTCGATTTCAACGCGCCGCTGCCAACGTTACCGCAGCTTTGGACGCCCGATGATATCTTCGCCTCGTGCGACCAAGCGATCATCGAGCGGTTCAAAGAGGACAGTCGCGTCGAGCGGAAGCGAGCGCAGGTGTCCCAGAGTGATCTTGCAGATTACCTATCGATGTGGGGCAACACGCAACCGCACGGCGGTATTGTGTTCATAGGTGTCGAGAATAATGGCTTGATTTCTGGCTGCGCTGCAATCGACATCAAGCACATGAATGAGCTTGAAAAAATCCACCGTTTATGTGCGGATGCGCGGCATGAGTTCAAGAAGGTGCCTGTCCTAAACGCCAAAGGGCAGAAAGACTACGTATTGGTTCTCCGTGTTTATTATCGCGCAGATAAACTCGTAGAGATGGCTGACGGAAATGCTTACATTAGAGAGGGTGATGAGAAGCGTCGCCTTACAGAAACCGAGAAGCGGGAGATTCGATTAAATAAAGGTGAAATTGATGTTGAGTCGGAAAGGGTCAATCTCCGATTCCCTGATGAATTTGATTTAACGCTATTAGACTATTATCGTACAAAATATATTGCAAAACGGCAATTGTCGCAGAGATATACTATAGAGAATATATTATCTTTGAGCAAATTTGGTAGGGTAGGCGCTGACGGGTTTCAGCCTAATCTCGCGTGTGCCCTTCTTTTTGCAAAAGATTCCAGGGCCATTGTGCCGGGCGCTTATATTCGCGTGTTGCGCTACGATGGCACCGAAGAAGGGTTTGGTAGAGGCCTTAATTCAGTCGCTGATAGAATATTTGATGGGCCATTACCTGTTCAGATTCATGAGGCTGAAAGATTTATCGAAACACAAATACGGAATTTTACGAGACTTGGTCTCGATGGGCGATTTGTAACCAGTCCCGAGTATCCAAGGGATGTGTGGCTTGAGGCGTTAGTCAACGCTGTTGTTCATCGTTCTTATAACCTAAGACATATGAATATTTTTGTGAAAATGTTTGAGGATAAAATTGTAATTGAATCTCCAGGCTCTTTCATGCCTCCGACTACCGCTGATACTGTTTTCGAAGCGCATAATCCCCGTAATCCCAATCTAATGTGGGGTATGTATTACTTCGAATATGTACAATGCGCCTTTGAGGGGACTCGGCGTATGCGGGAGGGTATGCGCGGGGCGCATCTGCCGGATCCTATATTTGTTCAGAAGACAGGTAGCGCATATCGAGTGACGGTGACTCTAGAGAACGACGTGCAGCATAGAAAGCAATTTGTTCGCTCGGAGGCTGCAGCAGGTATAGATCCTGATGTATTTTCATCTTTAACTGAAAATGAAAAGATGATCGTAAATTATCTTGCTGAGCAAGGTAACGTCAATGTTACAGATGCGGGTCTTGTTATTGCAAAAGATTGGCGAGAAACAAAAATTATACTGGATAATTTAGAGAAAAAGAATATAATCGCTCGTACAGACGGTAAGGTTCGTAGTCGTCATAGATTTTATTATCTTAAGAAAATAAATATTGGTTAG
- a CDS encoding alpha/beta hydrolase-fold protein codes for MKRDYRRWYSERLGRDMELLIFGHAGAKVLMFPTREGRFFEYEDLRIVASLADKVRAGHLQLFCIEGLARESFYDTTRPPAARIARHAALEDYVLHEVMPLMDGLNPSDCTIAMGCSLGAFQAASLAFRHPHRLRKLVAFSGRYDLTQSVECFSDLFDGYYDDTIYFHTPLHFLPNLACPWRLESLRRLDIVMTIGDADPFLDNNLRLSRLLAEKGVDHRLHIWTGRAHRAGAWRQMAPLYV; via the coding sequence ATGAAGCGGGATTACCGGCGCTGGTACAGTGAGCGGCTCGGCCGCGACATGGAATTGCTGATCTTCGGCCATGCGGGGGCGAAGGTGCTGATGTTCCCGACCCGCGAGGGCCGGTTCTTCGAATATGAGGATCTGCGCATCGTCGCCAGCCTCGCCGACAAGGTGCGGGCCGGCCATCTCCAGCTCTTCTGCATCGAGGGGCTGGCGCGCGAGAGCTTCTATGACACGACGCGCCCTCCGGCCGCGCGCATCGCCCGCCACGCGGCGCTGGAAGACTATGTGCTGCACGAGGTGATGCCGCTGATGGACGGGCTCAACCCGTCCGACTGCACCATCGCCATGGGGTGCAGCCTCGGCGCCTTTCAGGCCGCGAGCCTCGCCTTCCGCCACCCGCACCGCCTGCGCAAGCTGGTGGCCTTCTCAGGCCGCTACGACCTCACCCAGTCCGTGGAATGTTTTTCCGACCTGTTCGACGGCTATTACGACGACACCATCTATTTCCACACGCCGCTGCATTTCCTGCCGAACCTCGCCTGCCCATGGCGGCTGGAGAGCCTGCGCCGGCTCGACATCGTCATGACCATCGGCGACGCCGACCCCTTCCTCGACAATAATCTGCGCCTCAGCCGGCTCTTGGCGGAGAAGGGCGTCGATCACCGCCTGCACATCTGGACCGGCCGCGCCCACCGCGCCGGCGCCTGGCGACAGATGGCGCCGCTTTATGTGTGA